From the genome of Aspergillus oryzae RIB40 DNA, chromosome 4:
AGATCGGCATCTCCGATAGGCTAAATGTACGGAATGTGGAGCTGGGGCTGACAGGTTGAGAAAATAGGGATCTCTTTCACCTCCACATCCGGAGTCTGCCAGTAGGTATTCAGTAGCCTAAGGGAATTTTGACTGTACAATTCGTATTTACCAGAGTGTTATCAGTCATTCCATTCGAGCTACTAGAGGTATGGTCGTGTAAATCATATCTAAGTCTAATGGGTTCATCAATCATGCTATGTAATTTGCTCCAGTCATTGAGATACGAAGAAAGAACCAAGCCCAGGTATACCTCCATGAAATTGGACATCAAGGCGAAAATATTGGCAGGCCGTATGGTAGTGATCTTCGAAACATCCAGTTCATCACGATGAAGGCAGGACTGAAGACCATGACGACTATGATGAACGGAATCGCCCATACGCTGTGCATCAGAAGGACTAGTAAGGATTTGAGTACTAAAGATAGAGTGGGCACGATGAAAGAAATTGGCAAGCTGTACAGAAACGCCAAGAAATGCGATCCGTTGCCAACAAGTTCCTCTTTTCGATTAGAATGTAGCGTGCACGCCATGCACGAGAGAGCTATCGCATGCAATTGACTCGCTGGAGTCCTCAGCCATAGAATCTCTGGTTTCATCACAAAATTGTAAGGAATCACTAGCAGGATAAATACCAGTCTGAACATAAGGTCTGCAGCTAGTGAGATAAAGATCACGATGGGTAAACGTGTATTAAACAGGAAGTGTAGCGATTCCCAGAGGCGTGAAAGTCTGCTAAGAAACACCCGCATGCGAACTGGGATCAGATTTTGTATTCGAAACCAGAGGAGGTCTGAACTACGCGAGGAAAGTCGAATATCAATGACAAACAGCGGAACTCGGGCAACCCTTTGAAGCGTGACACTACAGTAAAGAGCATCCGCACCGCACCAGATGTAGTTTGAGGCATTCTTCCATGTAGATCGATGATATAAATAATCACGGGCTTCGTTATTTGTGATATGGCAAGGCACGCTCATCAAGAacgtttcttttctcatcatcaagggGGAAGCGCCCACACGAGGTAGCTTGGTGAGACTGAAATATAGTGCAACCTTGCGACTATCTTGCTTGGACGTGAAAAGTAACGCTATGTTTCCCGTGCAAGGCGATAGTCCTGGAGAAATCGTCTTGTAGTTCGGTGGGAATATGCTCGTGGCCATATCTCGCGTGTAGGGCGATAGTTCCTGTACGGAAAAGGTGTCCGGAACATGGCGTATGAAAATGCTGCTGCCGGGGTAGGAAAATTCACTCTCATGtaactcttcttccaggTGTTCGTCTAAGGAAAGATAaatttcctttcttggccACCTAGACCAGGTTCTATGGTCCACCCActcaatcatatcatccgctctactatatatattccctTGAACGTGTTTGACGTTAACAGCCAACACAATAGTAGGGTTATCCACAGGTCGACATCTCAACAGTGCGACAGGGAACTCGCCGTCGGACACTGGGAGACAGATATGCAATCCTTTATTCGTCACGGAAAGGGGAAGGCTATTACCTTTGTCGACTAAAGAGGGGATAATAGACCCACAGCCCCTAAAGGCCGCTGGCGAGTGAGCCAAGACTCCCATTCGTTTTTCATTGACTCGCACCTGAGCATATAACTCCGACTGGTTGTCTTCACGACTTTTCCAGGGTTCCAAATAACCCCAAGCAAGAATGGACTGAtcgttggaggatttgataATCTCTTCCTGAAGTCTCACGAAGGCCCTTTCGCCCTCTCCATATATCAAGGGCATGCTTATTCCGAAGATCCCCAGAAGGCAATAAGCCAAATCCTCTGTGCGGGTGGTTTGGCGAGATGAAGCCCAACTCATTCTCTCGGCGACACTTGCTTGGTGCAGCTTTCGCCTTGTACTGTCACTGACAGAGCCAGGCGGCTTACCGAATCTGGATGGACTATCAATGGTGACATGTCTCGCTCTCCCGCTTGAGAGATATCTCACATCAACCCCAGTGATTAAATTCAGCTCCTTGCGCAATTCAGTCTTACTTGCAATCTGTGACCAGTCGGATGCGTAGAAGACTATATTCTCCGGGGCTAACAGCTCCTGCAGCGTCCACCCTCTTGTAAACCAGCGACTTGTCGCGAAGGGGCCTTGAGTATCACGCGGATCACAACCGGGCAGTACATCGGCCAGAAAGGCATAACAAACAGCAGCCTTGCCGTACCAACGGAACATGGAGTTGATGGCCTCGGAGAGTTCCGAGCTGCTGCTCTTGTCGATACAGCAGGTGTCAACCCATGCATATTCAAGTCCATCCTTTAGAGCTTGACGGCAGGTATGAATAATCTTCtgatatcctttcttctttttacaGACTTCCTGACGTTCTTGAATGTCTTGGAAACTGACCTCCTCTGCTCCCCATGTGTGGGAGAGGATGGCGTACGAAGGGGCTTGACTTTCGAAGAAGTCTTCTAAAGTGACTGTTCTAGCATTCAAGAGCCACATCACTTGTTGGATATGGAAATATGGTGGGTAGAATGAAGGGTAACTTGGTAATGCTCTCCTCTTGGTTCCTTAAGTCTGTTATATTTCGTGAAGGATGCTCTTTTCGATTTCGCTGAggtttgaagaaggctgggAAGCGCGCGGCGCTCAGCCTCGCTCTCGCACATCTGGCACCCGTGATTGGTTCGTTAGATACGAGGCTTAGAGATCCAACATTACTATTCATCCAAGATGAACGTCTACTTAGTAAGctaaaatatttaaaagGGAATGTATTCGAGATTTAATATATACGTTACTCTGCTTTAATTCAACCAAGGAGATCTAAGTATCAAGAAAATACCACCATGCCCAAAATTCAACTCAAAAGCATTTCCAAGCTTCCATTATAGCTTCGATGCAGGCTGCAAAAGATGCTTCATCTCAGCGTTTGGATACTCAACGTTTTGGGACGAATCAGGACGCTGCCGATCCCAAGCCCATCTCTCGATCAATTCTGGCGCTAACTCGCCCTCAAGCATCTGTACGACATACTTGCCCAGCACGGGAAAGAACTTGAAGCCGTGGAACGAACCACAAGTGGCGATGTAGAGACCCTTGGAGGCAGAGTGAGGAGAAATGATAAAATCAGAGGTAGTGGTGAAAGCGTCCCTGTTAAGTGTTAAATGCTTATCTCCGTGTTGGCTATGTATTGGGAGGGGTACTCACCAGCAAATTCGGTGTTTCGTCATCTTCCAATCTGCGCTCGCGGGCCCATACCATAGATTCCTGGCCTCAACAATGTCCTGCTTAAGAGGCCCAGGCACCTTCCACTGGTTGTAGTCGAATGTGGGAGGGGGCGATGAGATATAACGACCGGGTAGTACCTCTCGGGTGTTGGTGAAAATCTTAGAACCCCACCACTTGAGCTCTCTGTCCTTGGTAGGAGGAATGCTACCAATGAAGGGCTTGCCTATAGACTGTTAGCGGCTTCCATGTAAACGTATCTATAGATCTTACCCTCATTGGGCGTGTAGCCTTGGAAGCCAACGGGCATGTCCTTGAACTTCTCGTACTGCTCCTCATTGAGCTGCGCCATGCCCGTTGTAATTCCCGCGGCCAGAATTCTCTCTTCAGCTCGCAGGCCAGGATTGCCGCTCGCCGCAGCAGACCACTCCAGCAAGGTGGGCGTGAAAGCACCAGCAGCGACGATAACATGTGTAGCCGACAAGGTCTGTCCCGATTTGGTCTTGACCCCAGTACATGAACCGCGACCATCAAATTGTAGAGTAGCAATGTCAGCCGTCACGTACTTGACACCCAATTCCAGGCACTTTTTCGTGACTGCTCGAAGAGCATCACCGGCGGCGGCCCAACCACTGGCCCTGTTAATCAGAACCTCCTTGACACCGGTGTAGTCAGCGTTGTCAAAAATACCACCGTAAAGCTTTCGGGCCTCTGCGACAGGCAGGGCAATGATATCGTCGTTGCGGCCTAGCTCCTTATGATTGGTGATGACATTTTGTGCATAGCTGCTGCGGCACGTCCAGTAGACGCCAGTCTGGTGGAAATGAGGCTTCCAAAGAGGATCCGATTTGAAAATGTCCTGGGCCTCCAGAGCCAGTTGGCAGTAGACCTTGTCATCGTAGTCGGCGCGGACAACCTTGTTCCAATCCCATGATGCCGCCACACGAGACTCGGCGTCGTATGCATCTCGGTCCACCAGAGTCACCGACGCATTGGGATACTTCTGGATGAGATGATAGGCCGTTGACACGCCAAAGACACCGGCACCAACAATGAGGTAGGAGGGGTTGTGTGTGGTCATCTTGAGAGCGATTACCGAGTTTTTTTGGCGGGGATAATTCGAGTCTCGGCAACTCTTGAAGACAAGGGGGGAACACGGGGGGATTGTCGATTGAAGTACTGTATTTAGGTTCTTATATTTTCAATTGACTAGAGCGAATTGGCTGCTTATCTGTCAATCTAGACTTAAGGCTATCTTAATTGACCGACTCCGGACCTGATGTTCGTGCGGGGGAAATCCCTCCGGAGTTCCACTCCCATTAGTGCCAAGATACGGCAAGTTGGCCGGTGGAGTGGAGATTGACGGACTAGATTCGGAAGTTAAATGCAGTCGGCATTCGGGAAACTGATGGATTTTTATATGAAGGACGGTATGCATCCTAGGGCTATCCCTATTTCGGCTTTACATTCCCGCGGGAACTCTTTGCAGTTTTCGGTTCCGCCTTCCATCCTACGTACACCGCCTCCTACACCGCCATAAACTATGGCACAGACATAATGATATCTCGCTGGTCAGGGGCTATGGTTATACTGAATATCAtttgatatcaatatatttGAGTAATTTTAACCAAATACAGATGGCGATCTGTCTTTTATTTTGACTTAAGCGAATGGATCCCTGGTTATTGTGAGTGCTCAAGTAGTTTTCCTATTGCGGGGTAGTAATAAACCCCCACTTAAATCAAAAGTTAACTCATcaaatactccgtatatacAAACAAACGACTTAGGTCTGTTTACTGTCCAGGGAGCCATAATTGTCATCCTGCAACGCTTGTACACCTTCAGACCCTTTCCCAGCGCGAGCAAGATCACTATGCAATTTACTCAACCCCACAATCAACGAGGCCAGCAAAGCAGTCAGTAACTGTGAGATCTGCAGCAGAGGAGCTTGCATCATGACAGTCTTGGGTTCAACTGGGTTGGAGCTGTAAGCGTCTAGTGTAATAGGAGCAGGCTTGTCAGGCTGATGCTCATTTGGTGTCGATTCGACCTTGGTGCTGCTGTTGGATATTGTTGACGGTGGGGGTGTGGGATGGGTTTCCGGATTATGGACCGCCAATGTCTGCTTTGGCAGTATTACTCGTTGTCCTGTGAGTTGCTGGGCTAATGCTAGAAGATCATGACCTGGTAGAGACAGAGTCGATTCGTCCTTCTGGTCTGGGAGCTCCATGGTGGGTTTAGGATCGGAAACTTCTGTATGGCTGTTAGTATCGCCTATATAAAATAGTGGAATCAGGCTTACCAGTAACAGGATGCAGATTTGCCTCTATCATTGATCTATTGAGGTTCCTCGCAGTCTTTGCAAAGAACGGGTCTGTCTCCACACCAGGATCGATCTTCGCCCGCGTGCGTGAGACCTGACTAGGAGGAGGATAGACAAGATGTTGCTTGAACCGATGATGCCAACTGTGCAGTTTTGCCTTGATTTCTAAATCGAGGTAGAATGGTTTGGACTGATGATGGAAGGCAAGAGCAGTATGGATGACTGGATTGTGAATAGCCTGTCTCTCGAGGTCATTTTCCTCAAGATGCCAGACAAGTTGACGATAGGCACGATTTGACCGGCGCGACAATGGGTCATTCACGGTGAATCGCGATCCTGTGAATTTCCATCTTGAGGAAAGAGTGGCGTCCGATGTTCGTGATCCACCCACACCTTCAAACGATGCATTCGCAGCGCCGAACTTTGGATTCATGTAGAAGCATTTGCTGATGTGTcgctcttttttttctccgctCAACATCTGAGGACCGAAGAATTCGGTGACTTCCACGCTATCCTTGAGGCCTCCTCGCTGCTCATTGGTGTGATTGAAGGTCATGGTGATTGTCGCATTGGCCAGTTTACACTCACTGGGTTGATGAAAGGTCAGATCCAGGTACATTAGACCGGAATCTCGATCGTCAAGCTGTCCCCATTGGGTCTttgaaaaga
Proteins encoded in this window:
- a CDS encoding uncharacterized protein (predicted protein): MWLLNARTVTLEDFFESQAPSYAILSHTWGAEEVSFQDIQERQEVCKKKKGYQKIIHTCRQALKDGLEYAWVDTCCIDKSSSSELSEAINSMFRWYGKAAVCYAFLADVLPGCDPRDTQGPFATSRWFTRGWTLQELLAPENIVFYASDWSQIASKTELRKELNLITGVDVRYLSSGRARHVTIDSPSRFGKPPGSVSDSTRRKLHQASVAERMSWASSRQTTRTEDLAYCLLGIFGISMPLIYGEGERAFVRLQEEIIKSSNDQSILAWGYLEPWKSREDNQSELYAQVRVNEKRMGVLAHSPAAFRGCGSIIPSLVDKGNSLPLSVTNKGLHICLPVSDGEFPVALLRCRPVDNPTIVLAVNVKHVQGNIYSRADDMIEWVDHRTWSRWPRKEIYLSLDEHLEEELHESEFSYPGSSIFIRHVPDTFSVQELSPYTRDMATSIFPPNYKTISPGLSPCTGNIALLFTSKQDSRKVALYFSLTKLPRVGASPLMMRKETFLMSVPCHITNNEARDYLYHRSTWKNASNYIWCGADALYCSVTLQRVARVPLCRPYVQTGIYPASDSLQFCDETRDSMAEDSSESIACDSSLVHGVHATF
- a CDS encoding NAD(P)/FAD-dependent oxidoreductase (FAD-dependent oxidoreductase); this encodes MTTHNPSYLIVGAGVFGVSTAYHLIQKYPNASVTLVDRDAYDAESRVAASWDWNKVVRADYDDKVYCQLALEAQDIFKSDPLWKPHFHQTGVYWTCRSSYAQNVITNHKELGRNDDIIALPVAEARKLYGGIFDNADYTGVKEVLINRASGWAAAGDALRAVTKKCLELGVKYVTADIATLQFDGRGSCTGVKTKSGQTLSATHVIVAAGAFTPTLLEWSAAASGNPGLRAEERILAAGITTGMAQLNEEQYEKFKDMPVGFQGYTPNEGKPFIGSIPPTKDRELKWWGSKIFTNTREVLPGRYISSPPPTFDYNQWKVPGPLKQDIVEARNLWYGPASADWKMTKHRICWDAFTTTSDFIISPHSASKGLYIATCGSFHGFKFFPVLGKYVVQMLEGELAPELIERWAWDRQRPDSSQNVEYPNAEMKHLLQPASKL
- a CDS encoding uncharacterized protein (predicted protein); the encoded protein is MSLFRRRKVSENSSRQAKPFRYVEFCQNQTSASLCEHQARKVRVDCCFLFSKTQWGQLDDRDSGLMYLDLTFHQPSECKLANATITMTFNHTNEQRGGLKDSVEVTEFFGPQMLSGEKKERHISKCFYMNPKFGAANASFEGVGGSRTSDATLSSRWKFTGSRFTVNDPLSRRSNRAYRQLVWHLEENDLERQAIHNPVIHTALAFHHQSKPFYLDLEIKAKLHSWHHRFKQHLVYPPPSQVSRTRAKIDPGVETDPFFAKTARNLNRSMIEANLHPVTEVSDPKPTMELPDQKDESTLSLPGHDLLALAQQLTGQRVILPKQTLAVHNPETHPTPPPSTISNSSTKVESTPNEHQPDKPAPITLDAYSSNPVEPKTVMMQAPLLQISQLLTALLASLIVGLSKLHSDLARAGKGSEGVQALQDDNYGSLDSKQT